From a single Paludibacter jiangxiensis genomic region:
- the rplT gene encoding 50S ribosomal protein L20, protein MPRSVNHVASRARRKKVLKLTRGYFGARRNVWTVAKNTWEKGLQYAYRDRKNKKRNFRALWIQRINAAARLEGLSYSKLMGALHKAGIEMNRKVLADLAMNHPEAFKAIVTKAKNA, encoded by the coding sequence ATGCCAAGATCAGTAAATCATGTCGCCTCAAGGGCAAGACGTAAAAAAGTATTGAAACTTACCCGTGGTTACTTCGGTGCTCGCCGCAACGTTTGGACCGTAGCAAAAAACACATGGGAAAAAGGGTTACAGTATGCATACCGTGACCGCAAAAACAAAAAACGCAACTTCCGTGCATTATGGATTCAGCGTATCAACGCAGCTGCACGTTTGGAAGGACTTTCTTATTCTAAACTAATGGGAGCTCTCCACAAAGCCGGTATCGAAATGAACCGTAAAGTATTAGCTGATTTAGCTATGAACCATCCGGAAGCTTTCAAAGCTATCGTTACCAAAGCTAAAAACGCTTAA
- a CDS encoding M16 family metallopeptidase produces MQYLTHTLSNGLRIVHKPDPSPVSYCGLAINVGTRDELPHEHGMAHFIEHLIFKGTSHRKSWHIITSMEEVGGELNAYTTKEETFLYSVFLERYFEKAIGLVSDMAANSIFPEKETIKETDIVLDEIESYNDSPSDLIFDEIEEILFDEYAIGRNILGSVDSLKNFTHKDIVEFHHRNYTADRMVFFSLGNTDFKKIVRLAEKHLSGIPAGSAPLIRQLPELYKPQSKKANRDTHQTHYILGNRAYTLHHPDRIALHLLNNILGGPGMNSMLNLSLRERSGLVYNVESNFAPYTDTGALTIYFGSDPKNMNRCARLIEKELSRLREAPLTSNFVEKAKKQLLGQMTIATESKENLALSLGRSILHFNRFDSIEESAEKLKLITPEKLQQIAQEVFAPELLSKLIYTE; encoded by the coding sequence ATGCAATATCTGACACATACCCTTTCTAACGGACTCCGGATAGTTCATAAGCCCGATCCATCACCTGTATCCTATTGTGGGCTGGCAATCAATGTCGGCACCCGCGACGAATTGCCCCATGAACATGGCATGGCTCATTTCATAGAACATCTTATTTTCAAAGGCACTTCACACCGCAAATCATGGCACATCATCACCTCCATGGAAGAGGTTGGCGGTGAACTGAATGCATACACCACCAAGGAAGAAACATTTCTTTACTCCGTTTTCCTGGAGCGTTATTTTGAAAAAGCGATTGGATTAGTTTCGGATATGGCGGCCAACTCTATTTTCCCCGAAAAGGAAACGATTAAAGAAACTGATATTGTATTGGATGAAATAGAATCATACAACGATTCGCCCTCCGACCTGATATTCGACGAAATTGAAGAAATACTTTTCGACGAATACGCCATCGGACGAAACATATTAGGAAGTGTCGATTCCCTGAAGAATTTCACCCATAAAGACATCGTGGAATTCCACCATCGCAACTACACCGCCGACAGAATGGTTTTCTTTTCGCTTGGCAATACCGATTTTAAGAAGATTGTTCGTTTGGCAGAAAAGCACCTCAGTGGGATTCCAGCCGGATCAGCACCTCTCATTCGTCAATTACCGGAGCTTTACAAGCCTCAATCAAAAAAAGCAAACCGCGACACCCACCAGACTCATTACATACTCGGCAACCGGGCATATACGCTTCATCACCCCGACAGAATAGCCCTGCACCTGCTGAATAATATCCTGGGAGGTCCAGGCATGAACAGCATGCTCAACCTTTCGTTGCGCGAAAGAAGCGGATTAGTTTATAACGTCGAATCAAACTTCGCGCCCTATACCGATACCGGTGCTCTGACCATCTATTTTGGCTCAGACCCTAAGAATATGAACCGATGTGCCCGACTTATCGAAAAAGAGCTGTCGAGGCTTAGGGAAGCACCTCTGACGTCAAATTTCGTTGAGAAAGCAAAAAAACAGCTCCTTGGGCAAATGACCATTGCAACAGAAAGCAAGGAAAATCTGGCTCTGAGTTTAGGCCGAAGCATCCTTCACTTCAACAGGTTTGATTCCATTGAAGAGTCAGCCGAAAAACTAAAACTCATCACCCCGGAAAAATTACAACAAATAGCTCAGGAAGTTTTTGCTCCAGAACTTCTCAGCAAACTGATTTATACTGAGTAA